The DNA sequence GCGGCTTCATCCTGACCTATGTGGCCCGGGACGACGACACCAGGACGGCCTTCCTGCGCCGCCGGCTGGTGAAGATCTTCCCCAACCACCTCGTCACCCTCGCGGCGACCGTCGTGCTGATGCTGACGGCGGGCGTCACCGTCACCGTCACCAACACGGCCCCCTCCGTCCTGCTGCTCCAGAGCTGGCTGCCGGACCAGGACGCGATCATGGGCCACGGCACCAACTCGCCCAGCTGGTCACTCACCTGCGAATTGCTCTTCTACGTGTGCTTCCCGTGGCTGCTGACGCTGGTGCGGCGCATCAGGCCGGAGCGGCTGTGGGGGTGGACCGGCGCGGTCACCGCGGCCATCCTCGCCGTGCCCTTCATCGCCCAACTGCTCCCCGACCGGCCCACGATGTGGTGGGGCGGAGACATGTCCTGGTGGCAGTACTGGTTCGTCTACCACTTCCCGCCGGTGCGGATGCTGGAGTTCGTCCTCGGCATCCTCGTCGCCCGCGCCGTGCTGAGCGGACGCTGGATCAGGATCGGCCTCCTTCCCGCGGGTCTGCTGGCGGTGGCCTCGTACGCCGTACTGGCCCAGCTGCCCGGGGTCTTCGCCTGGATGTCGCTGTCGGCCCTGCCGCTCGCCCTGGTCATCGGCGCGGCCGCCACCCGGGACATCGAGGGCCGGCGCACCGGGTTCGGCAACCGGGCGATGGTGTGGCTGGGGGAGATCTCCTTCGCGCTCTACATCGTGCACTACCCGGTCATCTACTACGGCCCGATGCGGGCGGTCGATCCCGAACACGCCTTCCAGATACGCAGTTTCGCCGAGGCCCTGCGCGACGTCTCGCTCACCTTCGCCATCAGCCTCGCGCTGGCCTGGCTGCTGTACGTGACGGTCGAGCGGCCCGCCATGCGTCGCTGGAGCCGCCGACGGCCGCCGCCGCCACCGGCGGGCGTGCCCGGGGAGAGCCGGGACGCCGCCAGGGCCCTCTGACCGAGCCGGGTCGAGAGCGGCTCAAGTGCCCCACCAGCCTTGATCGTTACTGTCAGCCGTGCCGCGAGGCACGGAAGAAGGAGGAACCATGGAGCGGGCCGACGCGGAACTGTACGTGGAGGTACAGCAGTTCTACGCGGAACAGATGCCGCTGCTCGAAGAGCGCCGGCTGGAGGAGTTCCTGGAGACGTTCACCGAGGACTGCGTGCTGGAGCACATACCGTTCGGCTGGCGCTTCGACGGCCGGGAGGACCTCCTCAAGGAGATGTCCGCCCGGCGCGGGGACGCGTCGGCGCCCCGCGTCGAGGAGACGTCGGCGCGGCAGGCCCGCGACGAGAACATCCCCTACTACAACGGGCTGGTCTACCGGTACTGGTTCGACCGGCTGCGCGTCGTCCCGGACGGCGACGACACCCTGCGCACCCGCTACCAGGCGATGGTCAGCATGACCGACTCCGACGGCAGGGTCAGCTTCGAACCCACGACCGTCGTCGAGGACGAACTCGTGCGCCGCGACGGCCGCCTGCTGACGCGTTCGCGCACCGTCACCCACGACTCCGCCCGCTGGGCGGACAAGATCCACAACCCCTCCTGACCGGTCGCCACCCCCGAGCGCACCGGTCCACCCTCCCGGGTGGGCTCCGGCCCACCCGGGAGGACTGCGAGAAGAACGGACTGAGGACGAACGACATGACCGAAGAGCACCCCGGACCAAGCGCCCCCGTGAAGGCGGGGCGGCGTGAGTGGCTCGGACTCACCGCGCTCGCGCTGCCGTGCATGCTCATCTCGATGGACAGCACGGTGCTGTACCTGGCGGTGCCGCAGCTCACCGAGGACCTGCGCCCCAGCAGCACGCAGCTGCTGTGGATCCTCGACATCTACGGCTTCCTCGTCGCCGGCTTCCTCATCACCAT is a window from the Streptomyces sp. MMBL 11-1 genome containing:
- a CDS encoding acyltransferase family protein, with protein sequence MERSDAPVRPGPADSRLPSLTGLRFVAAMTVLCAHTGYLFFMGASPTHDPTDYIFAVGGVGLTFFFVLSGFILTYVARDDDTRTAFLRRRLVKIFPNHLVTLAATVVLMLTAGVTVTVTNTAPSVLLLQSWLPDQDAIMGHGTNSPSWSLTCELLFYVCFPWLLTLVRRIRPERLWGWTGAVTAAILAVPFIAQLLPDRPTMWWGGDMSWWQYWFVYHFPPVRMLEFVLGILVARAVLSGRWIRIGLLPAGLLAVASYAVLAQLPGVFAWMSLSALPLALVIGAAATRDIEGRRTGFGNRAMVWLGEISFALYIVHYPVIYYGPMRAVDPEHAFQIRSFAEALRDVSLTFAISLALAWLLYVTVERPAMRRWSRRRPPPPPAGVPGESRDAARAL
- a CDS encoding nuclear transport factor 2 family protein; amino-acid sequence: MERADAELYVEVQQFYAEQMPLLEERRLEEFLETFTEDCVLEHIPFGWRFDGREDLLKEMSARRGDASAPRVEETSARQARDENIPYYNGLVYRYWFDRLRVVPDGDDTLRTRYQAMVSMTDSDGRVSFEPTTVVEDELVRRDGRLLTRSRTVTHDSARWADKIHNPS